The DNA region CGACGAACGGGCTTTCGATCGACGGGCCGTCCGTCAGGGATGCCGCGTCGCTCATCGTGCGCTTTCGGAGAAATAGTCGACGCACTGGCGCGATTCGGCCACCGCAACGACGAATTTTTTCACTTCCTGGTGAACCGGGTGCACCTGGTACGCATCGAGCGCGGCCTGGTCCGTGAAATCGGACACGAGCACGACGTCCGACGTCGCGTCGAGGCCGGGCGTCGCCACGCCGACGTCGAG from Burkholderia ambifaria AMMD includes:
- a CDS encoding Dabb family protein, translating into MIRHIVMWKLKESAEGGTRAQNALKLKEKLEGCRDLVPGILQLDVGVATPGLDATSDVVLVSDFTDQAALDAYQVHPVHQEVKKFVVAVAESRQCVDYFSESAR